From a region of the Nonlabens sp. Hel1_33_55 genome:
- a CDS encoding acetyl-CoA C-acyltransferase, whose product MKNTYIIDGIRTAVGNYKGTLSAVRADDLAALVIKTIVENHPEIPREDYADVIMGCANQAGEDNRNVARMAGLLAGLPFSVPGETVNRLCSSGLSSIVHAHRAIQTGDGDVFISGGVENMTRGPLVIAKPSTGFGTDAKMYDSSFGWRFVNQKMADMYGVDGMGNTAENLVEKFNISREDQDTFAAWSQQKAAAAQKSGRLAKEIVPVEIPQRKKDPIIFKDDEFIRGGTTKEILAKLRPAFKKEGGSVTAGNSSGLNDGAAATIIASEDAVKKYGLKPMARILSSAVVGVEPRIMGIGPVEASNRALEKAGLTMADMDVIELNEAFASQALACIREWGLDDDDPRINPNGGSIAIGHPLGMTGTRLAYTAALELSLSHKRYALITMCIGVGQGYAMVIENVSK is encoded by the coding sequence ATGAAAAATACATACATCATAGACGGCATAAGAACAGCTGTTGGTAATTATAAAGGAACTTTAAGTGCAGTGCGTGCAGACGATCTTGCGGCACTCGTGATCAAAACCATTGTTGAAAACCATCCAGAAATCCCGCGAGAGGATTATGCAGATGTCATCATGGGTTGTGCGAATCAAGCTGGTGAGGACAACCGCAATGTGGCACGTATGGCGGGATTGCTAGCCGGTTTACCATTCAGCGTTCCTGGCGAGACTGTCAATCGCTTGTGTAGTTCTGGTTTGAGTTCTATTGTGCATGCCCATCGTGCGATTCAAACAGGGGACGGTGATGTGTTTATATCTGGCGGAGTTGAAAATATGACGCGCGGGCCATTAGTTATTGCAAAGCCAAGCACGGGTTTTGGAACTGACGCTAAGATGTACGACTCGAGTTTTGGCTGGAGGTTTGTCAATCAGAAAATGGCCGATATGTACGGCGTTGACGGTATGGGAAACACAGCTGAGAATCTGGTAGAGAAATTCAATATCTCTCGGGAAGATCAGGATACCTTTGCCGCTTGGTCACAGCAAAAGGCCGCAGCGGCTCAAAAATCTGGAAGACTGGCTAAAGAAATTGTGCCTGTAGAAATTCCGCAACGCAAGAAAGACCCGATTATATTTAAAGACGACGAATTCATACGCGGTGGAACTACAAAGGAAATATTAGCTAAACTACGTCCAGCTTTCAAAAAAGAAGGAGGATCAGTCACCGCAGGAAACTCCAGCGGCTTGAACGATGGCGCTGCGGCTACTATCATCGCTAGTGAGGATGCGGTCAAAAAATACGGACTCAAGCCTATGGCAAGAATCCTGAGCAGCGCTGTGGTAGGCGTTGAACCTAGAATAATGGGAATAGGTCCTGTTGAAGCCAGTAATCGAGCTCTTGAAAAAGCAGGCTTAACCATGGCAGATATGGATGTGATTGAGCTAAACGAGGCTTTTGCATCACAAGCTTTGGCGTGTATCCGTGAATGGGGACTTGATGATGATGACCCTAGAATTAATCCTAATGGTGGTTCGATCGCTATAGGTCACCCACTTGGAATGACGGGAACCAGACTCGCTTATACAGCAGCTTTGGAATTATCTCTTTCGCACAAGCGATATGCACTTATCACAATGTGCATAGGAGTTGGGCAAGGTTATGCCATGGTGATTGAGAATGTGAGTAAATAA
- a CDS encoding enoyl-CoA hydratase/isomerase family protein, with amino-acid sequence MSDPYVKTTTENAITTIEFFHPAHNSLPGDILAKLASEITAAGNDDATKVIILKSGGERTFCAGASFKELIAIDDEKTGEIFFSGFANVINAMRKCPKFIIGRVQGKTVGGGVGVASATDYCFATKFASIKLSELNIGIGPFVVGPAVERKLGLSGMSQIAINANEFYSPEWAKENGLFAEVYESTEAMDTAIQLFVENLCTYNPEAIKHMKEMFWSGCENWDELLAERAKISGKLVLSAFTKETLKRFK; translated from the coding sequence TTGAGCGATCCATATGTAAAAACAACAACAGAAAACGCAATTACAACCATAGAATTTTTCCACCCAGCGCACAACTCGCTGCCAGGAGATATTCTAGCAAAACTGGCTAGTGAAATAACTGCTGCTGGAAATGATGATGCTACTAAAGTAATCATCCTCAAATCTGGTGGTGAGCGTACGTTTTGTGCAGGCGCTAGTTTTAAAGAATTGATAGCGATTGACGATGAAAAAACTGGCGAGATCTTCTTCAGCGGATTTGCTAATGTGATCAATGCGATGCGCAAGTGTCCTAAGTTCATCATAGGTCGCGTGCAAGGAAAAACAGTCGGTGGTGGCGTTGGTGTAGCAAGTGCTACAGATTATTGTTTTGCTACCAAGTTTGCTAGCATCAAGTTGAGTGAACTCAATATTGGTATTGGGCCATTTGTAGTTGGGCCAGCTGTAGAGCGCAAACTTGGTCTAAGTGGTATGAGCCAGATTGCTATCAACGCTAACGAATTCTATTCCCCAGAATGGGCAAAAGAGAATGGCTTGTTTGCAGAGGTTTACGAGTCTACAGAAGCCATGGACACCGCCATTCAGTTATTTGTAGAGAATTTGTGTACTTACAATCCTGAAGCCATAAAGCATATGAAAGAAATGTTCTGGTCAGGTTGTGAAAACTGGGATGAGTTGCTTGCTGAAAGAGCAAAGATTTCTGGAAAACTTGTGTTGAGTGCTTTTACTAAAGAAACTTTGAAACGTTTTAAATAA
- the paaZ gene encoding phenylacetic acid degradation bifunctional protein PaaZ gives MILKSYINGQWQAGKQDGNERLMWDAITGEQIGATSTANLDIAAVLQYGRDHGKVLRDMTFQQRGNMIKKLALYLEKRKAKFYEISYRTGATRADSWVDIEGGFGNLFANASLRKLFPDQSYAVEGDPIDLSRGGRFMAHHILVPRKGVAVHINAFNFPVWGMLEKCAVNWMAGMPAVVLPAPQTAFLTEAVVREIIASGILPEGALQLLSGLTTSVLDTVNSTDVVTFTGSAATGRKLKSHPRLLEESVPFTMEADSLNSSVLGPDAVPGTAEFDIFIKEVRKEMTSKAGQKCTAIRRIMVPENLMEDVQIALGKQLSQTVIGDPLLRETRMGAMINNNQRDTLKEQIQKISKTAEIVYGNLDEVQINGDRAQKGAFMSPILMREDEPFKNKAVHEVECFGPVSTLMPYKDLDEAIELAHMGKGSLVSSVVTGDDAFAKAYTINAASSHGRILTLNKESAPQSTGHGSPLPLLVHGGPGRAGGGEEMGGLRGIKHYMQRCAVQGSPTSLTAITGIYQPNGAYQETEKHPFAYHYEDIQPGMSLETHKRTLTDSDIQSFANLTWDHFYAHTDITSLEGSIFKKRTAHGYFIISAAAGLFVYPNKGPVSANYGLEDIRFLRPLYHNDTIYVRLTCKEKRERDVSGREHPSGIVKWYVEVFDAEPVDYENGKTDEEAESLVAIATILTMVEKKQDVFKEITENYIKTAFAKLHFDTKPQWGTMTAQHMVEHLEMSYRIASGEKQDFDVATPEEHLEKVAASLWDYRKMPKNHKMPLMKQDGTLEDLKHEDLETAKAKMLEARKEYLDYFKKNPKETTKNAVFGELSKYEWTLLERKHLNHHFEQFNLKD, from the coding sequence ATGATCTTAAAAAGTTACATCAACGGTCAATGGCAAGCTGGTAAGCAGGACGGAAATGAGCGTCTCATGTGGGATGCGATTACTGGTGAGCAAATAGGCGCAACGTCTACAGCAAATCTAGATATCGCTGCCGTGTTACAATACGGCCGTGATCATGGTAAAGTGTTGCGTGACATGACGTTCCAGCAACGCGGGAACATGATCAAAAAGTTGGCACTGTATCTTGAAAAGCGCAAGGCCAAATTCTATGAAATTAGTTACCGTACTGGTGCTACACGAGCAGATAGTTGGGTAGATATTGAAGGTGGTTTTGGAAATCTATTTGCTAACGCAAGCTTGCGCAAGCTTTTCCCAGACCAGAGTTATGCAGTAGAAGGTGATCCCATCGATTTATCTCGCGGTGGTCGCTTCATGGCGCATCACATTCTTGTGCCTCGCAAGGGTGTCGCGGTACATATCAACGCATTTAATTTCCCAGTTTGGGGAATGTTAGAGAAATGTGCGGTCAACTGGATGGCTGGTATGCCAGCCGTAGTATTACCAGCACCACAAACAGCCTTCTTGACAGAAGCCGTCGTACGCGAGATTATCGCTAGCGGTATTTTACCGGAAGGTGCATTGCAGCTCTTAAGTGGTCTGACAACTAGTGTTCTTGACACCGTGAATTCCACAGACGTCGTCACATTTACAGGTAGTGCTGCGACAGGAAGAAAGCTTAAATCCCATCCTCGATTGTTAGAAGAATCGGTACCATTTACTATGGAAGCTGACTCTTTAAACTCTTCAGTATTAGGACCAGATGCGGTTCCTGGAACAGCGGAATTTGACATATTTATCAAGGAAGTCCGCAAAGAAATGACTTCCAAAGCTGGTCAAAAGTGTACGGCAATCCGCAGGATTATGGTGCCAGAAAACCTGATGGAAGATGTGCAAATTGCTTTGGGGAAACAATTATCCCAAACTGTGATAGGCGATCCATTATTGCGAGAGACTCGCATGGGCGCGATGATCAACAACAATCAGCGTGATACGTTGAAAGAACAAATTCAGAAAATATCCAAAACTGCTGAAATCGTTTACGGTAACCTTGATGAGGTTCAAATTAATGGCGATCGTGCGCAGAAAGGTGCTTTCATGTCGCCCATTTTGATGCGAGAGGACGAGCCATTTAAAAATAAGGCGGTTCATGAGGTGGAATGCTTTGGTCCAGTAAGCACTTTGATGCCTTATAAGGATCTGGACGAGGCGATTGAGCTGGCTCACATGGGTAAAGGCTCGCTGGTGAGCAGTGTGGTTACTGGAGATGACGCTTTCGCGAAAGCGTACACCATCAACGCCGCATCTTCCCACGGGAGAATTTTGACATTAAACAAAGAAAGTGCGCCACAATCCACAGGACACGGCTCGCCATTGCCACTATTGGTTCATGGTGGTCCAGGACGCGCTGGCGGCGGAGAAGAAATGGGAGGTTTGCGAGGTATTAAGCATTACATGCAACGCTGCGCAGTTCAAGGAAGTCCGACCTCACTGACCGCAATCACAGGAATATATCAGCCCAATGGCGCTTATCAGGAAACCGAAAAGCATCCGTTTGCGTACCATTATGAGGACATCCAGCCAGGAATGTCGCTAGAAACCCATAAGCGCACTCTAACCGATTCTGATATTCAGAGTTTTGCAAACCTCACTTGGGATCATTTTTATGCGCATACAGACATCACCAGTTTAGAAGGTAGCATTTTCAAGAAACGAACGGCTCACGGTTATTTCATTATAAGCGCTGCAGCAGGACTTTTTGTATATCCCAATAAAGGACCAGTATCGGCCAATTATGGCTTGGAAGACATCAGATTCCTACGCCCATTGTACCACAACGACACCATTTATGTGCGTTTGACTTGTAAAGAAAAACGCGAGCGCGATGTATCAGGTCGCGAGCATCCATCGGGAATCGTAAAATGGTATGTAGAAGTTTTTGATGCAGAACCAGTAGACTACGAAAACGGTAAAACCGATGAAGAAGCAGAGTCTTTAGTGGCAATTGCAACGATCTTGACCATGGTCGAGAAGAAGCAAGATGTTTTCAAAGAAATAACCGAGAATTATATCAAAACCGCTTTCGCGAAATTGCACTTCGACACAAAACCTCAATGGGGAACGATGACAGCGCAACACATGGTCGAGCACCTTGAAATGAGCTATCGTATCGCAAGCGGAGAAAAGCAGGATTTTGATGTGGCCACTCCAGAAGAACATTTAGAAAAAGTCGCGGCAAGTTTATGGGATTACAGAAAAATGCCTAAAAATCACAAAATGCCGCTCATGAAACAGGATGGTACGCTAGAAGATTTAAAGCATGAAGATCTAGAAACCGCCAAAGCTAAAATGTTAGAGGCAAGGAAAGAATATTTAGACTACTTCAAAAAGAATCCGAAAGAGACGACTAAAAATGCCGTTTTTGGAGAATTAAGTAAATATGAATGGACGCTGCTGGAAAGAAAGCATTTGAATCATCACTTTGAACAATTTAATCTGAAAGATTAA
- a CDS encoding transferase hexapeptide repeat family protein: MAIYSFKGHIPVIHESSFVHPLAAVIGNVIIGENCYVGSSAVIRGDWGEIILEDGVNVQENCTVHMFPGKSIRFRESAHIGHGAVIHGANLGRNCLIGMNSVIMDDAVIGDECIVGAMSFVKAEAVFESRSLIVGNPAKKIKEVSDAMIAWKTAGTKLYQQLPTDCQETMEEVEPLREIPANRPVQEDFYKTLQEIKKK, from the coding sequence ATGGCTATTTACAGTTTTAAAGGACACATTCCAGTAATTCACGAGAGTTCGTTTGTACACCCACTGGCGGCGGTAATTGGCAATGTGATCATAGGGGAAAATTGTTATGTAGGTTCTAGTGCTGTGATACGCGGCGATTGGGGCGAGATCATTCTGGAAGACGGCGTTAATGTGCAAGAAAATTGTACGGTGCATATGTTTCCTGGTAAGAGTATTCGCTTTCGCGAAAGCGCACACATCGGTCATGGTGCTGTAATTCATGGAGCCAATCTTGGTCGCAATTGTTTGATAGGAATGAATAGCGTGATTATGGACGATGCCGTTATAGGCGATGAATGCATTGTAGGAGCGATGTCCTTTGTAAAGGCCGAAGCTGTTTTTGAATCCAGATCACTAATAGTCGGAAATCCAGCCAAAAAAATCAAAGAAGTAAGCGATGCCATGATCGCCTGGAAAACAGCTGGCACAAAACTATACCAACAACTTCCAACTGATTGCCAAGAAACCATGGAAGAAGTTGAACCGTTGAGAGAAATTCCAGCTAATCGACCAGTGCAAGAAGATTTTTATAAGACACTGCAGGAGATTAAGAAAAAGTAA
- a CDS encoding dihydrolipoamide acetyltransferase family protein: MAKMTDFILPKMGESITEGTILNWLVQEGESFAEGDILVEVGTDKVDNEVPAPFDGMMIKHLCENGDVVEIGKPVAQIESGAGDAKEVTSSKLDAKDLKKPSGLEDLDEKSILSSNTQKQTRSSDSRERVGSGTQKPVSSSYINKDLFVSPLIDKIARENHMSYEELARIPATGAEGRLRKSDVIQYLNDGRPNQFAQAVSNEPDPTAYRIPQLKFDKGTGKIIEMDRMRSMIADHMVYSKHTSPHVTAYVEADLTDLVNWRNANKTAFQEKHEERLTFTPLFVDAVARAIKEFPNINASVDGKNIIIKENINVGMATALPSGNLIVPVVKNADQKSLPEIAADVNRMANLARENKLGGDDIKGGTFTISNVGTFGSLMGTPIINQPEVAILATGIIKKSAEVMTRNGVDSIEVRSMMMLSLSFDHRVVDGFLGGSFLKQVALNLEEAPQTNY; the protein is encoded by the coding sequence ATGGCAAAAATGACTGATTTTATACTGCCCAAAATGGGCGAATCGATAACCGAAGGAACCATTCTGAACTGGTTAGTACAAGAAGGCGAATCCTTTGCGGAAGGTGATATTCTAGTAGAAGTAGGGACAGACAAGGTAGATAACGAGGTGCCCGCACCATTTGACGGGATGATGATCAAGCATTTGTGCGAGAATGGCGATGTGGTGGAAATAGGAAAGCCGGTAGCGCAAATTGAGTCAGGTGCTGGCGATGCAAAAGAAGTTACTTCTTCAAAGCTAGATGCTAAAGACCTCAAAAAACCCAGCGGATTAGAAGATTTAGATGAGAAATCGATTCTTAGTTCTAATACTCAAAAGCAGACCCGTTCGAGCGACAGTCGAGAACGAGTCGGCTCAGGAACTCAAAAACCAGTATCAAGTTCGTACATCAACAAAGACTTATTCGTCAGTCCATTAATAGATAAAATCGCCCGAGAGAATCACATGTCTTACGAGGAACTTGCGCGAATTCCTGCAACAGGAGCTGAAGGCCGGTTGCGCAAGAGTGATGTAATACAGTATTTGAACGACGGCAGGCCTAATCAGTTTGCGCAAGCGGTAAGCAATGAGCCAGATCCTACAGCCTATCGCATACCTCAATTGAAATTTGATAAAGGCACTGGTAAGATTATCGAGATGGACCGCATGCGATCCATGATCGCAGATCATATGGTGTACTCCAAACATACGAGTCCGCACGTGACAGCTTATGTAGAAGCAGATCTAACGGATCTCGTAAACTGGCGAAATGCGAACAAAACAGCCTTTCAGGAAAAACATGAGGAGCGATTGACGTTCACACCTCTATTTGTGGATGCAGTAGCGAGAGCTATTAAGGAATTCCCGAATATCAATGCGAGCGTTGACGGGAAGAACATCATCATCAAAGAAAATATTAATGTGGGAATGGCAACCGCTTTACCTTCTGGAAACCTCATAGTTCCCGTAGTAAAAAATGCAGACCAGAAATCTTTGCCTGAAATAGCAGCGGACGTTAACCGAATGGCAAACTTGGCCAGAGAAAACAAATTAGGTGGCGACGATATCAAAGGTGGAACATTCACGATTTCAAACGTGGGAACCTTCGGCTCACTCATGGGAACACCGATTATCAATCAACCAGAGGTAGCGATACTTGCAACGGGAATCATTAAGAAAAGTGCAGAGGTCATGACTAGAAACGGCGTTGATAGTATTGAAGTGCGGAGTATGATGATGCTTTCATTATCGTTCGACCATAGAGTAGTGGATGGATTTCTAGGAGGAAGTTTCTTGAAGCAAGTAGCCTTAAACCTAGAGGAAGCTCCGCAAACTAATTATTAA
- a CDS encoding M15 family metallopeptidase produces MFRIIYISLIAFIFLLFSSFIQLPIEKVNFKKSDLVELSKVDTTFRFDIRYATTNNFAGQPVYKEARAFLQQPAAECLKEAHEELKSMGYGLLIFDGYRPWSVTKLFWDITPAKNKMYVAKPSKGSRHNRGCAIDLSLYDLKTGKEIEMTGAYDEMSARSHRSYTGGTLEQRKNRDLLIKVMRSYGFSVHRYEWWHFDYMDWRNYAIQDILFTDL; encoded by the coding sequence ATGTTTAGGATCATATACATCTCACTCATAGCTTTTATATTTTTATTATTTTCCTCGTTTATACAGTTGCCCATTGAGAAAGTAAACTTCAAAAAATCAGATCTGGTTGAATTATCAAAAGTAGACACGACGTTTAGATTTGATATTAGGTATGCAACTACAAACAATTTTGCAGGACAACCAGTTTATAAAGAAGCACGAGCTTTTCTACAACAACCAGCTGCCGAGTGTTTGAAGGAGGCACATGAAGAGTTGAAATCCATGGGATATGGATTGCTGATTTTTGATGGCTATAGGCCCTGGAGCGTCACAAAATTATTCTGGGATATAACACCAGCAAAGAATAAAATGTACGTTGCGAAACCTAGTAAAGGCTCTAGGCACAATAGAGGTTGTGCAATCGATTTGAGTCTGTACGATTTGAAAACAGGCAAGGAAATAGAAATGACAGGTGCTTATGATGAAATGAGCGCACGATCGCATAGGAGTTATACCGGAGGGACATTAGAGCAGCGTAAAAATAGAGACCTACTTATCAAGGTGATGAGAAGCTATGGATTTAGTGTTCACAGATATGAGTGGTGGCACTTTGACTATATGGATTGGAGAAACTATGCTATTCAAGATATTCTTTTTACGGATTTATGA
- a CDS encoding T9SS type A sorting domain-containing protein: MMKNYTTILFLILGYLAVAQQDYQANGNSGFGGFFGNSSLNVTNDGTTISFSLTSQNTGFNDGFVFYFDTGAAGRNVIDTDVEDTGDSGRRAISNADDQGNGSIVTFPTGFEASYAVHVDSDFAGIFQIPSTGTVGMNELVFVNSANLDYNDGTVVNFTINFSDLGLEATDSFDFLGVYGNSGNAFTSNEGYGLSSAIADNIGGDDFSFENAFTYASTASVADDLKTNLKVFYNSNGLNFRGYQGTASIQVYNTLGQRVFDLRSKELMNSTIIPARLSGGNMYIVKVSTPTSTVTRKIVVK, encoded by the coding sequence ATGATGAAAAATTACACAACAATTCTTTTCTTAATCTTAGGTTATTTAGCTGTTGCTCAGCAAGATTACCAAGCTAATGGTAATAGTGGTTTTGGCGGTTTTTTTGGGAACAGTTCTTTGAATGTCACCAATGATGGTACTACAATAAGTTTTTCCCTCACAAGTCAAAATACCGGATTCAATGATGGGTTTGTTTTTTACTTTGATACTGGTGCAGCCGGTCGCAATGTGATTGATACTGATGTTGAAGATACCGGTGATTCAGGTCGCAGGGCTATTTCCAATGCAGACGATCAAGGCAACGGCTCCATTGTAACTTTCCCGACTGGTTTTGAGGCTAGCTATGCTGTACACGTGGATTCTGATTTTGCAGGAATTTTTCAGATCCCTAGTACTGGAACAGTTGGTATGAACGAATTGGTTTTCGTCAATAGTGCTAATCTTGACTATAATGACGGTACTGTCGTGAATTTTACAATTAATTTTTCTGATCTAGGGTTAGAGGCTACTGATAGTTTTGATTTTCTGGGCGTTTACGGAAACTCAGGGAATGCATTTACCTCAAACGAAGGATATGGCCTATCATCTGCAATTGCAGATAATATAGGAGGTGATGACTTTAGTTTTGAAAATGCATTTACCTACGCGTCTACTGCAAGTGTAGCAGATGATTTAAAAACGAATTTAAAAGTCTTTTACAACTCTAATGGTCTGAATTTTAGAGGTTATCAAGGAACCGCCTCTATCCAGGTTTATAATACCTTAGGTCAAAGAGTGTTTGATCTTAGATCAAAAGAATTAATGAATTCTACTATTATTCCAGCCAGATTATCAGGAGGAAATATGTACATCGTCAAGGTTTCAACTCCTACATCAACCGTTACAAGGAAAATTGTGGTCAAATAA
- a CDS encoding GIY-YIG nuclease family protein has translation MFTYIIAHIKNRLLYVGVTNDIKQRAFDHKNATFETHTGHYNIKQLVWYEKHNHPLDAIRREKLIKKWKREYKINLIESINPEWIDLSADWDFTGFVTSKKRFENND, from the coding sequence ATGTTCACTTACATTATTGCTCATATCAAAAACAGATTATTATATGTAGGTGTTACAAACGATATCAAGCAGCGTGCATTCGATCATAAAAATGCGACCTTTGAAACTCATACCGGTCACTACAATATCAAACAATTGGTTTGGTACGAAAAGCATAATCATCCATTGGATGCAATCAGGCGTGAAAAGTTGATCAAAAAATGGAAACGAGAATATAAGATAAATTTGATTGAAAGCATAAATCCAGAATGGATAGATCTTTCAGCTGATTGGGATTTTACTGGATTTGTAACAAGTAAAAAGAGATTTGAAAATAACGATTGA
- a CDS encoding thiamine pyrophosphate-dependent enzyme: MTELYEENFKTVSKYVHATSRGHEVIQTAVGMQLLPQDYMFPYYRDDSMLLAIGMKPYDLMLQLLAKKADPFSGGRTYYSHPSLNDIDKPKIPHQSSATGMQAIPATGVALGFHYRESLTEEQRAAVDASSETSLSSDSIVVCSLGDASVTEGEIAEAFQMAALKQLPILYLVQDNGWDISANAAETRAQNAAEYAAGFHGIEAISIDGTDFEESYNTIQTIIEKIRTERRPFLVHATVPLLNHHTSGVRMEFYRDDLEESRERDPYPKMRQLLLDNGFTVQDVDDFDAFAKAETKKALEQAMAMPDPEPADLFTHDFAPTSITEERGERSPAGAEKVVMVDCALFAIEELMRKHPECLLYGQDVGGRLGGVFREAATLAQKFGDNRVFNTPIQEAFIVGSTVGMSAAGLKPIVEVQFADYIWPGLNQLFTEVSRSNYLSNGKWPVSMILRVPIGAYGSGGPYHSSSMESVVSNIRGLKIAYPSNGADLKGLMKAAYYDPNPVVIFEHKGLYWSKVKGTKGATSVEPSEDYVLPFGKAWVLQEIWKKEEEETLSIITYGMGVHWAMNATAELGLKDRVEIVDLRTLHPLDYETVFSSVKKCGKCLVVTEEPSENSFSRALQGRIQEECFKYIDAPVMVIGSENMPAIPLNSVLEETMILSTEKIKVKIEEILRY, from the coding sequence ATGACAGAACTCTATGAAGAGAACTTCAAAACGGTTTCTAAGTATGTTCATGCGACCAGTCGTGGTCATGAGGTTATTCAGACCGCCGTTGGAATGCAACTGTTACCGCAGGATTACATGTTTCCTTATTATCGGGATGATTCTATGTTATTAGCGATAGGCATGAAGCCTTACGACTTGATGTTGCAGTTACTCGCAAAAAAAGCCGACCCGTTTTCTGGTGGTCGCACGTATTATTCGCATCCATCTTTAAATGATATTGACAAGCCTAAAATCCCTCACCAATCAAGTGCTACGGGTATGCAGGCGATTCCTGCGACTGGGGTGGCTTTAGGATTTCATTACCGCGAGAGCTTGACGGAAGAGCAGCGAGCGGCCGTAGATGCTAGTTCAGAAACTAGCTTGAGCTCTGATTCTATAGTTGTCTGTTCTTTAGGCGATGCCTCAGTAACCGAAGGTGAAATCGCTGAAGCTTTTCAAATGGCAGCACTCAAGCAATTGCCTATTCTTTATTTAGTGCAGGACAACGGCTGGGACATCAGTGCCAATGCTGCCGAAACCAGAGCTCAAAACGCTGCGGAATATGCTGCAGGTTTTCACGGTATAGAAGCGATTTCTATTGATGGGACTGATTTTGAGGAAAGCTATAATACGATTCAAACGATCATAGAAAAGATCAGAACTGAACGCAGGCCCTTTTTGGTTCACGCGACCGTCCCCTTATTAAATCACCACACCAGCGGTGTGCGCATGGAGTTCTATCGCGATGATTTGGAGGAATCTCGGGAGCGCGATCCATATCCTAAAATGAGGCAATTATTACTGGACAATGGTTTTACAGTGCAGGATGTTGATGATTTTGACGCTTTCGCGAAAGCGGAAACTAAAAAAGCATTAGAGCAAGCGATGGCCATGCCAGACCCAGAACCTGCGGACTTGTTCACGCACGACTTTGCACCAACATCCATAACAGAAGAACGCGGCGAGCGATCGCCAGCGGGCGCAGAGAAAGTGGTGATGGTAGATTGTGCGCTATTTGCCATTGAAGAATTGATGCGCAAGCACCCAGAATGTTTGCTGTACGGGCAAGACGTAGGCGGCAGATTAGGCGGCGTTTTTAGAGAAGCAGCAACGCTGGCACAGAAATTTGGCGATAACCGAGTTTTCAATACACCTATACAAGAGGCATTCATCGTAGGAAGCACTGTAGGAATGAGCGCGGCAGGATTAAAACCCATCGTTGAGGTCCAGTTTGCAGATTATATCTGGCCTGGATTGAATCAGCTATTTACGGAGGTTTCTAGATCTAATTATTTAAGTAATGGTAAATGGCCGGTTTCCATGATATTGCGAGTACCGATAGGTGCTTACGGTAGTGGCGGACCTTATCATTCCAGCTCGATGGAAAGTGTGGTTTCTAATATTAGAGGTTTAAAAATCGCCTACCCATCTAACGGTGCCGATTTAAAAGGCTTGATGAAAGCTGCCTATTATGACCCAAATCCGGTAGTGATTTTTGAACACAAAGGATTGTACTGGAGTAAAGTAAAAGGGACTAAAGGAGCGACGAGTGTAGAGCCTAGTGAGGATTATGTATTGCCTTTTGGTAAAGCTTGGGTCTTACAAGAGATCTGGAAAAAGGAAGAAGAAGAAACCTTGAGTATCATCACCTACGGTATGGGCGTGCATTGGGCGATGAACGCCACGGCAGAGCTTGGTTTAAAAGATCGGGTAGAGATAGTCGACCTAAGAACGCTGCATCCTTTGGATTATGAGACCGTTTTTTCCAGTGTCAAGAAATGCGGCAAATGTTTGGTTGTGACTGAAGAACCTAGCGAGAATAGTTTCTCTCGCGCACTACAAGGTCGCATTCAAGAGGAATGTTTCAAATATATCGATGCACCAGTGATGGTCATAGGTTCAGAAAACATGCCGGCGATTCCGTTGAATTCGGTTTTAGAAGAAACGATGATCCTGTCAACGGAAAAGATAAAGGTGAAGATTGAGGAGATTTTGAGGTATTAG